Proteins encoded together in one Paracidovorax wautersii window:
- the flgF gene encoding flagellar basal-body rod protein FlgF: protein MDRLIYTSMTGANAAAHRQAVLSNNLANVSTNGFRAEMSTFRSVPLQGDGSKTRVFSLEATSGHVETPGPVQRTGRNLDAMASGNAWFAVQGLDGLEAYTRGGSFQVTAAGQLVNSTGLPVLSDGGGPIDVPQGADVALGADGTLTATVAGQRPQAIGRIKLATPTPEDPLRRGDDTLFRPRSGEPMPNDPNARLLSGALEGSNVNAVESMVGMIAAARQFEHQMRLMQTAENDDKSAAQLLSING from the coding sequence ATGGACCGCCTCATCTACACCTCCATGACGGGCGCCAACGCTGCCGCGCACAGGCAGGCGGTGCTGTCCAACAACCTGGCGAACGTCTCCACCAACGGCTTCCGTGCCGAGATGTCCACCTTCCGCTCCGTGCCATTGCAGGGCGACGGCTCCAAGACGCGCGTGTTCTCGCTCGAGGCCACCTCCGGCCATGTGGAGACGCCTGGCCCGGTGCAGCGCACCGGCCGCAACCTGGACGCCATGGCGTCGGGCAATGCCTGGTTCGCGGTGCAGGGGCTGGACGGCCTGGAGGCCTATACCCGCGGCGGCTCGTTCCAGGTGACGGCGGCAGGCCAGCTCGTGAACAGTACCGGCCTGCCCGTGCTGTCCGATGGCGGCGGCCCGATCGACGTGCCGCAGGGCGCCGATGTGGCGCTGGGCGCCGACGGCACCCTCACCGCGACCGTAGCGGGCCAGCGGCCTCAGGCCATCGGCCGCATCAAGCTGGCCACGCCGACCCCCGAAGACCCGCTGCGCCGCGGCGACGACACGCTGTTCCGCCCCCGTTCGGGCGAACCCATGCCCAACGATCCCAACGCCCGCCTGCTCTCGGGCGCACTGGAAGGCTCCAACGTCAACGCCGTCGAAAGCATGGTGGGAATGATCGCGGCAGCCCGGCAGTTTGAGCACCAGATGCGTCTGATGCAGACCGCCGAAAACGACGACAAGAGCGCAGCGCAGCTGCTCAGCATCAACGGCTGA
- the flgE gene encoding flagellar hook protein FlgE, which translates to MSFQQGLSGLNASSKNLDVIGHNIANSNTTGFKASRTEFAEMVASAIGAGGGGGQNAGIGVETAAIAQQFAQGNLSVTGNSLDVAINGNGFFTLQQGDGSRAYTRAGNFKLDDRGNVVTNSGAGVMGYSLDPATGLRTSSNAVPLQFPTSAPIPAKQTASITAEFNLDARAPLAAGDATATPPVPATPRSTYGTSLNVYDSQGVAKPVNLYFEKTGSNTWAVYDSLDTAAPSLGNITFDNNGKITGPAAAPPASGFALPMTISPTPPNPNNLPNYSVDLKLSDVTQFGSKFSVSDLSQDGYASGMLTGINIEDNGTVMARYSNGVTRAEGQVALASFRNTQGLMAVGGNNWVETFESGQPVMGTPSEGNFGALRSGALEESNVDLTAELVNMMTAQRAYQANAQTIKTQDQVMSTLVNLR; encoded by the coding sequence ATGAGTTTCCAGCAAGGCCTGTCCGGCCTGAACGCCTCCAGCAAGAACCTGGACGTGATCGGCCACAACATCGCCAACTCCAACACGACCGGCTTCAAGGCCTCTCGCACGGAATTCGCCGAGATGGTGGCCAGCGCCATCGGCGCGGGCGGGGGCGGCGGGCAGAACGCCGGCATCGGCGTGGAGACCGCGGCCATTGCCCAGCAATTCGCCCAGGGCAACCTCAGCGTCACGGGCAACAGCCTGGATGTGGCCATCAACGGCAACGGCTTCTTCACGCTGCAGCAGGGCGACGGCTCCCGCGCCTACACCCGTGCCGGCAACTTCAAGCTGGACGACCGGGGCAACGTGGTGACCAACAGCGGCGCCGGGGTCATGGGTTACTCGCTGGACCCCGCCACGGGCCTGCGCACCTCCAGCAATGCGGTGCCGCTGCAGTTCCCCACGTCCGCCCCGATTCCGGCCAAGCAGACGGCATCGATCACGGCCGAGTTCAACCTCGACGCGCGGGCCCCCCTGGCCGCAGGCGATGCCACGGCCACCCCGCCGGTGCCGGCCACGCCGCGTTCCACCTACGGCACCTCGCTCAACGTGTACGACAGCCAGGGCGTGGCCAAGCCGGTGAACCTGTATTTCGAGAAGACGGGCTCCAACACCTGGGCCGTGTACGACTCGCTGGACACCGCGGCGCCCTCGCTGGGCAACATCACCTTCGACAACAACGGCAAGATCACCGGTCCCGCCGCTGCACCGCCGGCTTCGGGCTTCGCGCTGCCGATGACGATCAGCCCCACGCCGCCCAACCCGAACAACCTGCCCAACTACTCGGTGGACCTCAAACTCAGCGACGTGACGCAGTTCGGCTCCAAGTTCTCCGTGTCCGATCTGTCGCAGGACGGCTATGCCTCGGGCATGCTCACCGGCATCAACATCGAGGACAACGGCACGGTCATGGCCCGCTACTCCAACGGCGTAACGCGCGCTGAGGGGCAGGTCGCGCTGGCCAGCTTCCGCAACACCCAGGGCCTGATGGCCGTGGGCGGCAACAACTGGGTCGAAACCTTCGAATCCGGCCAGCCGGTGATGGGCACGCCGTCCGAAGGCAACTTCGGCGCGCTGCGCTCCGGCGCGCTGGAAGAGTCCAACGTGGACCTCACGGCCGAACTGGTGAACATGATGACCGCGCAGCGCGCCTACCAGGCCAATGCGCAGACCATCAAGACGCAGGACCAGGTGATGTCCACCCTGGTGAACCTGCGCTGA
- a CDS encoding flagellar hook capping FlgD N-terminal domain-containing protein, which yields MIFSPVNSTTSTNNAAANAGTSTANTSDASAMQDRFLKLLVAQLNNQDPMNPLDNAQMTSQMAQINTVTGIQTLNLTMQTMAEQFSTMQTLQGTQMIGRSVLAEGDKLAYTDKLGKGQFDLAGSATSTKVEVVTPGGMVVGTVDMGALEKGRHDFEWDASQYAGNASDLKFRVVATTKEGAVTATPLIAAKVTGTGTSNGALTLNLDTGATVNYSQIRAVL from the coding sequence ATGATCTTTTCCCCCGTCAATTCCACCACCAGCACAAACAACGCTGCCGCCAATGCGGGCACGTCCACGGCGAACACCTCGGACGCCAGCGCCATGCAGGATCGGTTCCTCAAGCTACTGGTGGCGCAGCTCAACAACCAGGACCCGATGAACCCGCTGGACAACGCCCAGATGACCTCGCAGATGGCGCAGATCAACACGGTGACGGGCATCCAGACGCTCAACCTGACCATGCAGACCATGGCCGAGCAATTCAGCACCATGCAGACGCTGCAGGGCACGCAGATGATCGGCCGCTCGGTGCTGGCCGAGGGCGACAAGCTGGCCTACACGGACAAGCTCGGCAAGGGCCAGTTCGACCTGGCAGGGTCTGCCACCAGCACGAAGGTCGAGGTCGTCACCCCGGGCGGCATGGTCGTGGGCACCGTGGACATGGGCGCGCTGGAAAAGGGCCGCCACGATTTCGAATGGGACGCCAGCCAGTACGCCGGCAACGCCAGCGACCTGAAGTTCCGCGTGGTCGCCACCACCAAGGAAGGCGCCGTGACGGCCACCCCGCTGATCGCCGCCAAGGTGACAGGCACGGGCACCAGCAACGGCGCCCTGACGCTGAACTTGGACACGGGCGCCACCGTCAATTACAGCCAGATCCGCGCCGTTCTGTGA
- the flgC gene encoding flagellar basal body rod protein FlgC translates to MSMFSIFNVSGSAISAQSQRLNTVASNLANVDAVAGPDGQSYKARQVVFQTTPMGADSSAGVRVSSIQESDLPGRRIHDPSHPSADAEGYVTHSNVNAVEEMVNMISASRSYQNNVEVMNTAKTLLLKTLQMGQ, encoded by the coding sequence ATGTCCATGTTCTCCATCTTCAACGTCTCGGGCAGCGCCATCAGCGCGCAGTCCCAGCGCCTGAACACCGTGGCCAGCAACCTGGCCAACGTGGATGCCGTGGCCGGCCCGGACGGCCAGAGCTACAAGGCGCGCCAGGTGGTGTTCCAGACCACGCCCATGGGCGCAGACAGTTCCGCAGGCGTGCGCGTCAGCTCCATCCAGGAAAGCGACCTGCCGGGCCGGCGCATCCACGACCCCAGCCACCCCTCCGCAGACGCGGAAGGCTATGTCACCCATTCCAACGTGAACGCCGTGGAGGAGATGGTCAACATGATCTCCGCCTCGCGCTCCTACCAGAACAACGTCGAAGTCATGAACACGGCCAAGACGCTGCTGCTCAAGACCTTGCAGATGGGGCAGTAA
- the flgB gene encoding flagellar basal body rod protein FlgB, translating into MLDKMTERLDFHGNALLLRSERQRAIASNIANADTPGYVARDFKFADALREVEQADKPGTTRLQSATDPRHIPLPAAQTGFHSGSTLGYSLQTSPSMDNNTVDMDRERAAFVDNAVRYEATLRFINSNAKTMLGAIQGQ; encoded by the coding sequence ATGCTCGACAAGATGACCGAAAGGCTGGATTTCCACGGCAACGCGCTCCTGCTGCGTTCCGAGCGCCAGCGCGCCATCGCGAGCAATATCGCCAACGCGGACACGCCCGGCTATGTAGCGCGCGACTTCAAGTTTGCCGACGCCCTGCGGGAAGTGGAGCAGGCCGACAAGCCCGGGACCACCCGGCTGCAGAGCGCGACCGACCCGCGCCACATCCCGCTGCCGGCCGCGCAGACGGGCTTCCATTCCGGGAGCACGCTGGGCTACTCGCTGCAGACATCTCCCAGCATGGACAACAACACGGTGGACATGGACCGGGAGCGTGCGGCCTTCGTGGACAACGCGGTGCGCTACGAAGCCACGCTGCGTTTCATCAACAGCAACGCCAAGACGATGCTGGGCGCCATCCAGGGCCAATAA
- the flgA gene encoding flagellar basal body P-ring formation chaperone FlgA, which translates to MSPRPFIAALVHPLRRAGHGIALCAGLAMGGGAGVTAHAQAVADPMAELGGISQRWLDAALQQGQGGNLPLRMEIAVGALDSRLRLAPCNRVEPYLPAGSRLWGRTRLGLRCVDGPSQWNVFLPVTVKAFGPAWVLTGNVASGAVLSASDAMEAEVDWAAESAAIVAQPEAWVGQTATRHLVAGQAVRQNMVRAPEMFKAGSMVRVVAQGVGYSVTSSGQAMSGGAAGQNIRIRMTNGRIISGTVAEDGTIEAAL; encoded by the coding sequence ATGTCCCCACGTCCCTTCATCGCTGCCCTTGTCCATCCGCTGCGCCGCGCCGGGCACGGCATCGCCCTGTGCGCAGGACTGGCCATGGGAGGGGGGGCGGGCGTGACGGCCCATGCCCAGGCAGTCGCCGACCCGATGGCGGAGCTGGGCGGCATCTCCCAACGCTGGCTGGATGCTGCGCTGCAGCAGGGGCAGGGGGGCAATCTGCCGCTGCGCATGGAAATTGCGGTCGGTGCGCTGGACTCCCGGCTGCGGCTCGCCCCGTGCAATCGGGTGGAGCCGTATCTGCCCGCGGGCTCCCGTCTGTGGGGACGCACCCGGCTGGGCCTGCGCTGCGTGGATGGACCCTCGCAATGGAACGTCTTCCTGCCGGTCACCGTCAAGGCCTTCGGCCCGGCTTGGGTGTTGACCGGGAACGTGGCATCGGGGGCCGTACTGTCCGCCTCGGATGCCATGGAGGCGGAGGTCGACTGGGCCGCCGAATCGGCGGCGATCGTGGCGCAGCCGGAAGCCTGGGTTGGCCAGACGGCCACGCGCCATCTGGTGGCCGGCCAGGCCGTTCGCCAGAATATGGTGCGGGCGCCCGAGATGTTCAAGGCGGGCTCGATGGTTCGGGTGGTCGCGCAGGGCGTCGGCTACTCCGTCACCTCGTCGGGTCAAGCCATGTCTGGCGGTGCTGCCGGCCAAAATATTCGCATCAGAAT